A stretch of the Aegilops tauschii subsp. strangulata cultivar AL8/78 chromosome 4, Aet v6.0, whole genome shotgun sequence genome encodes the following:
- the LOC141021981 gene encoding uncharacterized protein has translation MEMYLRYAIHDDPHHWRRWLPTAEFWYNSSFHASINCTLFKELYGTEPNLGATAIWDDKTTPVLDNEQWDWGAHTARLREQLLRAQHRFKKKADRHRTERSFQVGEEVLLKLQPYAQSSIVNRPCAKLAYQFFGPFKVDAKIGMLAYRLILPPYSRIHNVFHVSQLKPYTPNYTPVFTELPKPPDLSMVEMAPVEILDRCMAKRGNAALVQLQVRCVGNMP, from the coding sequence ATGGAGATGTACCTGCGCTACGCGATCCATGACGACCCCCATCACTGGCGCCGGTGGCTTCCGACCGCCGAGTTCTGGTACAACTCCTCCTTTCACGCATCCATCAACTGCACCCTGTTCAAAGAATTGTACGGCACAGAGCCCAACTTGGGTGCCACAGCGATCTGGGACGACAAGACGACGCCGGTCCTCGACAACGAGCAGTGGGACTGGGGTGCGCACACCGCCCGCCTCCGCGAGCAGCTACTGCGAGCTCAACACCGTTTCAAGAAGAAGGCGGACCGCCATCGCACGGAGCGAAGCTTCCAGGTCGGCGAGGAAGTGCTGCTGAAACTGCAACCATACGCACAGTCCTCCATCGTCAATCGACCCTGCGCCAAGCTGGCTTACCAGTTCTTCGGGCCATTCAAGGTGGACGCCAAGATCGGAATGCTCGCCTACAGGCTGATTCTGCCGCCATACAGCCGCATCCACAATGTCTTCCACGTCTCCCAGCTGAAGCCGTACACACCAAACTACACGCCGGTCTTCACAGAGCTGCCCAAGCCACCGGACCTGTCCATGGTCGAGATGGCGCCAGTGGAGATCCTCGACAGATGCATGGCCAAGCGAGGCAACGCGGCTCTTGTGCAACTTCAAGTGCgctgtgttggaaatatgccttag